GTGACCACCGCCCGGTCGTCGCGGAGCAGCTCTTTTAAGTCAGGATCGAGGTCGGCGGCACCCTTGTCGGCGGCGACGGCGATGATGCAGTCGCCGGTCTCGGTCAGCGTCTCGTCCCTCGTCACCTCAAACGTCGTCGGGTGGGTTCCCCGGACCAGCGGGTGCCCCCGTGCCCGCACGATATCCCTCGCCTTCATGCTTATTAGGAGAGGGATTCTATTGCTAATGAATGATTAGCATCGTTTGCCCCGTCTGTAAAGAGGAGTGCGAACACCAGGTTCTCCGGGAAGCCGCCGAACTGGTGGTGCAGTGCAGTGAGTGCGGCCAGGTCCACCGGATACCAAAGCCCCCCGAATCCGAGATTCTCACCATCAAGGCTATCGTAAGCCTTGAAACGGAGTCGCAGGTCTGCAGCGTCGAGATGCTCGCCGACGAGGCCGTGAGTCTCGGGGACCACATCGCCGCGGAGTGCGAAGACGAGGTCTTCGGGGTCGAGGTCACCGGGATCGAGGTCGGAGCAAAGCGGGTCCGCCGGGCGAAGGCCGCGGAGGTGACGACCCTCTGGACCCGGGGGATCGAGCAGGTCGTGGTGAAAGCGTCCATCCACACCGGGCGCACGACCCTCCCGCTCTACCAGACCGCCGAAGGCGAGGACGAGTTCGTCGTCGGGGAGACCTACACCTTCGGCGGGCGGCGGATCAGGATATCGCACATCAAACTCCGCGACGGTCCGGTCATCCGGAAGGAAGGCTGGAAGACGGTGGCCCGCAGGGTGAAGCGGATCTACGGGTATCTCGAGGGACGCTACCAGAGAGGATGATCACCCGCCGGCCGGAGGAGAGGCGACCGTAAAAAAGAACCGCAGCACCCGCCCGGACCCTCACCGGGGCAGGGGCTGTGACAGGTGCCGCCGGATCGCAGCCTCGAGGTCTTCACGGTGGACGAGCCCTTCCATCCGCTCCCGGACCTCATCGCCCTCGAGGACGAGGGTTGTCGGGGTCACCCGGAGGTTATACGTTTTGATATGCTGGGGATTCTTCACGGCATCGATCTCCTCGATTACGATCCCGAGATCCTTCTCCACCTGGCGAAGGATCGGGGTCTGCTCCTCACACCCCATGCACCCTTCCTGGTAGAAACTTATCACTTTTACCGCCATATACGGCAGAAAGCGGGGAGACTATAAAAAACTGTGGGGGTGCCGTCACCCTGTTATACCGTTGAGCGTGACCCGGGCGCTGCCGTAGCGGTACTTGACGACCAGTGAGTCGTCGGTCTTGTCGATGACCTCTCCGAAGCGTAGCGGTGAGGTTTCATTGGTCTCATTATCCGGAGAGATATCCGGTGATGTTGTCAATCCTAGCGCGATCAAGTCGCCTTCCGCTATCTCCGTAGAGTTCAGGTCGAGTCCATCTACATACTCTTCGCTCATATTAATCTCGAGGTCGTTTGCCCCGTAAGAGAAACTGATGGTTCTCGTCTCGCCGGCCTGCATCCCGACGAGCCCCACGGAGATGGCGTTGGTCTCGAAGCCCAGCAGGCCGAATTCCGAGAAGCCGGTGATCGCGGAATATACAATGGGTATTTGGGCAATGTTCTCCCCCGAGACCTGTCCGCCGACGGGCATCTCCAGGCCTTGGGTCAGGATGATGTAATTGTTCCCCTTCTCGTACTCGCTTGCGGCGAGGTTCTGGTCGGTCGTGATGAGAGGACGCCCGTCCTCGCTGAGAATGGTGTAGTCGATCACTGCCGTATTTCCTATCTGGGCGGTCTGCTTCTTCTCGAACATCGGGGCCAGGTAGGTTCCCACCATGGCAACCGCAACCAGCAGGGCGACACCCACGTAGGCCCATTTCATCCATGGCGCGGTGTCGTTCTTCGAGGTTTTCTGCTGCGTCTGTTTCATCACGAGTACAATCGCCGTTTGGTGAAATAAATTAGTATTGTTATGGAGAGCGGTAGGGGTCCGAGAGGGTTCTGTTGCATTTGCGGGGGATGAGGGGTATTCAAACGGCGTGTTGCACGCGGGTGATGAGCGACTATCGCCAACCCTCGTGGATCACTTCGTCCAACCTGAGATCAAAGGCGTCATCCTCGACGTGGAACATATCGATCCCGGTCATCCCCATCTTGCGCGTCTCCGGCATCTGCCAGTACAGGTTGTAGACGAGCTGCCCGAATCGCATGTCAGGGTCCAGCATCCAGATCTCCAGGAGTTTGCTCAAAATAGCATCAATCCTCGCGGGGTCTCTCTCCGGCCCATCCCAGTCCCCCTCCACCCCACGCACGACCTCTTTCATCACCCGGCGCACCCGTTCATCCATTAGCTGTGATGTAAAGTGACATCGTGACCCTTGTAGATCACATTACCAGGTCCGAATAAGTGTAGCACAACGAGAGCTAAAAATTAAATTGTAATAAATGATTGTAAGGTAAGTTGCCCTGTTTTTTCTGGCTCATCAATGTAAGCTTTCATGCGGGATCTTAAGATATCCAATCTTTGAATAACAATAATTTCGGCAAAATATTCATTCATTTCAACATATTTTTCATTATTTCCGAGTTTTAACGCGCGTATGAACTTTTCTTTTACCTCCCCAAGGAACAATAACTTTGGATAGTTGTTTTTTGACAGCATATAATTGAAAATTTCTCTTCCAACCCGACCGTTGCCATCAGAAAATGGGTGAATCATCTCAAAAAAATAGTGAAACATTACAGCCTCCTCAAATGGATGATATCCCTCTCCAATTTGCTTATAGTAGTAACTGATGATTTTACTCAATTCTTTTTTAATTTCTACAGATGGGCACAATAATTGATTACATCCATCGATCCCAATATCATCAGCCCTTCTGAATGTACCAGCAGATTGCTCGTCGATATTATGCATTACCAACGCATGAAGTTGTTTAATAAAATCCACAGTGACCTTGCCCTTATATTCGTCCCGGTATTTTTTAACGTTCTTGAAGTTTTGAACTTCGTTTATTTCCCTTAATTTTTTTGATGTTGGGTTTATACCATATAGCAGCAGGTCTTCAGTCTCTCCAAGCGAAAGTGTATTTCCCTCGATTGCTGTTGTACCATGGATATACTGGATCTCAAAATATTTTTCATATTGCTCAAGCTCATTGACAGTTAAAGATTCGGTAAAGCGCTTGTATAAATATCGGATCTCTTCAATCGCATCAACATAATCTTTTGATAAATATTTCGTTTTATATGCGCCGACTCCCAATTTTCCTGCGGATTTAGCTGCCTTGATCTCAAGATCGTAAGAGTAGATTTTTCTATAATACTCAATATCATCAAGGCTTGGCGGGGTACTCCCACTGCATAAATACCGTTTGACTTTTGTTTTTCGATTCCCAACTCTAACATCTCTAACAAGGAAATACCTTGGAGATTTGTTTTTGGGATAATCCACTTCGACACGGTAAGGACGGCGGGCCATGGTTATGATGTCATTAGGGGTATGGCAAAAAAAGGTTTCTGTTTATTTTTGCCTCCCCCCTCGACAAAAAATACTGTTGGTTCGAGGGTAATTTTTGCTAATATCAACAAGTGTTTGGATTGTTGTCAAATATATCCACGACAATTTTGACTGTCAGGAGTATCGCAAAGAGTGCCATAATCAGTCCAAACCACCACAATTCGCCTATGTAGGTGAGAACTGCATATGCTCCCAAGTAAAGGAACAATGCAAGGACTATCTTCTCTCCAAGATTCATGTAAATCATCTCCTTTAGCGGACCTTGATTTGTTCAATTCCGCAAGTGTGATCAACACCGATAGCAATGGCTAAATAGAAAGAGCGACAAGGACTGTTTGCAAACCAGTTCAAATCGTCTTTCTTTATTTAGTTGGGGTGTTCACTTACACCCATTCGCTAAACTCTATGATGTCGTTCTTTTACGCAACACCTCAATGCGTATAACTGGGTACTTCGCCTATATATAGTACCTCCCAGAAAAGCGTAAATCAGACCGATTATAAACGATCGATCGTTAAAAAAGCTTATTTCCTGCGCTCACTTCAGCAAATATTTGGGCAGGAGTCTTATACCCCAATTTTTGGATCTCCCTCTCATCGTTGAACCAGTACCTGAACTCCGCAAGGCTCGCTCTCAGAGATTCGGGCTTCATGTATCTCCTGTATGCGATCCACTCCCTGCGAAGGGTTCCGAACAACCGCTCGATCTTCCCATTCTCCCAAGGGCTGTGCGGCTTGGTTCTGTGGTGATAAACTCCCATATCCTTACAGAACGCTTCAAACACTGCAGAGGTGAACATTCTCCCATTGTCGGTATAGAGTTGCTTCGGAACTTTCCCGCCATTGTTCTCGACTGCCAGCCGCAGACAGTCAACCGCACATGCAGAGGTCGCATTATCGTAGTTCATCACGGCCATTACTCTGCGAGTGCAAGCATCGACAATCCCGAAAATATACTGCTTGTAACCCTTGGCGATTCTCATCTGCATCATATCGAGGTGCCAGATTTGATCCGGGGTATCAATCTCGATCCGCTGCGCTTCAACCTTGGGCTTCTCGGGCTGGATCTCCTTCATCATCTGCGAGACGGTCACATGAGAAACCGTGATCCCATACTCCTTCTCGATCTCATGTGCAATCCTTCGGGAACCGTAGAAGGGATATTTCTCAAGAGTTTCAGCAACAAGGTACTGATTGAATTGGGTGTCCTTCACTTCGCGGTGAAGGGGCGCGCGGGACTGGTCCTTGAGGGAATCGCCCTCTCTCCACCTGCGCAGCCACTTCTTAACAACCGATACTGAGCAATTGAGCGCATCCGCTATCTCTTTCTGAGTGTGGCCCGCACTGTGGAGTTCTACCATTTTCTTGCGGAACTCGACTGCAAAAGCGTTATCGGTGTTCTTGTAGATGGTATTATAACTGAATAACTCAGGAATGGTGTGCTGGACTGTATTAAAACCAACTACACCGTATGAGGTTGAGGGGAAAGAGGTTGTTTTAACCATGTATAAACATTGTATTAACATATATTTATTACTTCCGCCAAAGTTCTAACATTGAGGTAACTTTTCAACAACTTAGTTAGTAATTATTATATACAATGTATGTGCAATGTTATACCATGGTTGGACAGATGGAGGTGCATACCGAAGCCTACCAGGTGATTGATAAAACAGTCAAACCGATGGGCAACTCTGGTGGTGTACTGGTCCCGAAAAAGTGGATAGGTAAGAAGGTGAAGATCCTCCTCCTTGAAGAAGCCGAGGAAGAGTGATCGGAAAGATAGGGTGCGAGAGAGTGGTAATTTTTTGTTTGGTGTAGGGTCACGATGTCACTTTACAGGACAATTAGCCATACCCCTTTGCAATACACTGTAAGTAACGCATGATGCCTACATCAAGGGTATGCAGAACATAAAAGTGCCTGTGCATGGGGGAGAAGAATGTACTAGGGTACAAGGAGAAGAGGGGGCCGATTGTTTGCTTCAAAAGTTATATTGCGGGGAAAGAACTCGCCCATAAGTATGACAATCCATGGTGATGTCTTTGAAGCAGCAAAATATCTTGCTGCGCGGAGTGTAGACGGAAGCTTCCGGCCGAAAGAGGTAAAATCTCTCCTAGTTGCAACAGGAAAAGAGCATAATCGGAGATCGGTTCAAGGAGAGATCCAACGGGGCTGTACAAATGGTTCAAAGTGTTGGGGTACGGTGTATGCCCGCTATGAACGCATCAAGCGGGGGGTCTACAAACTGTTTGAACCTGGAAAGAAGAATTAGTTTTTCACCGCCAGCTCGATCATCGTCATCCAGCGGTTGCCGGAGAGGTTGATCGGGATCCGGGCCATTTGTGCCGGGGTTAACCCCTCGATCCCCTGATGGGGCCGGATGTAATTGTAGTAGACCTGCATCCCGGCGCAGAACTGGTTTGCCCCGATCTGGTCCGGCAGGCTCCGCATCACCTTCGTCCGCTCCCGGAAGGTGCCGTTCAGCCGCTCCACGATGTTGTTGTTCGGCTTAGTCTCGAAGTCCTTCAGCCGGAAGTGGGGGTTCTGGATGAATGCGGACTTATCGAAGAACACGTCCTTCACCGCGTACTGGTACGCCTGAAGGCCGTCCGTCACCACAAGGTCGGGCCGCCGTGCCGCCGCAGCCTTCGCCTGCTGTAAGGGCTTCTTGGCGTCGGCAACGTAGCGGTCCTTCGTCACCTGACAGGCGAGGAGGTAGCGGGTCTTGGCGTCCATGACGTTCCAGATCCACTCGTAGTACCGCTTCTCCCCCTCTTTCTTGATGAAGACCGTCATCTCGTCCGAGTGCCAGATCTTGCCGACATCGGCCTTGTGCTTCTCCACGTACTTCCCGAGAAGGTTCAGGTACTTCTTGATCCAGCGCATCGGGGTTGTCTGCGCGACCTCGATATTGTGGAACTGCTTCAGGTGGTCGGCAATCTTCCGCAGGGACACCCCCTTGAAGTAGAGATCGAGGGCGAGGGTGATGGTCTTCGGGTCGTGCTTCATGCTCTTGAACCCCCGGTCAGGGGTAAACCGGTGGCCGCAGTCCTTACAGGTGTATCGCTGGATCTTGCCGAACCGGGTTGTGCGGGAGCCGTCCCGGACCACGTTGAGGCTCTGACATGCGGGGCAGAGCACTTCGGGGCGGGGGGATTCGATCTCCCGGTGCGCGGTCTCCTGCTCGATGTCGGCCTTCAGCTTCAGGGAGAACTCGACCGCGTAGATGTGTTTGCAGATCTGCTTCCGGTAGACATGATCCGGGCAGGTGCAGGACCACACGAACTGCTTGGTGCCGTAGCCCTTCGGCCACCGGCGCTCAACCCGGTAGTAGCCGTCAGGCTTCGCCTGCGACCGGACGTACCAAACGTTCTTCTTGATCGCTTTGATGTTTTCCGGTTCGGAGAGTATCGCAAACCCCTTGAGTTCCCGCACGTTGGTTAACTGCTGCATCTCGATCACCTGCAAGGTTTTCTTAAGATTACCTTGTAACTGATCCTTTAAATAACTTACTACATTTTCTTAAGAATATCTATCACATGCGAAACCCTATATAGTATAATCGTTAGAATATCTAGTACGGAATGAAGAAAGATTCTGACGATGAGATCGAGGAACTGCAAGAACTCCCGGAAGTGGACTATTCCACGATCCCCCCTGAGATCGAGGGCGTTGTCGGCAAGCAACCCCATATCATCGAGAAGAAGGTAAAACTCACCTGGGACGGCAAGCAGTTCTCATTCCGCATCCCGACCGAGATCGCGGAAGAGATGAAGATCACAAAGGAACATCAAGTGCTGTTCCGGCTGAAGAAGCCGGTTCCGGGCTCGAATGATGAGCCTGAACTGTCGATCACACTGCTATGACCCAACTGAGCCCCGAGGAGAAACGGATCGTCACTGTGCTATACTATGCCCACAAACCTCTCTCAACAAAGGCCATAGCCGAACGCTCAGAGATGGCGTGGCAGACCGCGAAGAAGTACCTCGAACGGTTGTACGGGAAGAAACTGCTTCGCAGGGGGAAGTACGGGAAGTCGATCTACTGGTGGCTGAGGGTATGAAGATGGATCCGACTGAAAGAGGATCTGTGAACCAGATATGAGAAATCCCGGCAGCCATTGAAATCTAAATCAGAAAAAACGTCAAATTATGGGAGTATTGGGCAATTAGGGGCCACGGAGACATCAACATGGTTAGGAAAGATAAGACTGATCGGGCTATATTCAGACGTTTGGAGAGTCTAAACTATTCTGGGCATTGGGAGGATTACACCAATAATAACTATGTAACTGAGATATTATCACATGCATCAAAAAGCAAAACGGGTAAAGATGGATATCCCGATGGTATTTACGTTAATGAGATAAAACAACTCTTAATCCTTCTTGAGATTAAGCAAGATACATCAAAGCATATTTCTGAAGATGGGGAATCGGAACCCGAAAAATACGCAGTTGATGGCATAAAACACTATCTCAGTTTCTTCTTAAAAGAAAACCTAGAGAACAGCATAGTCCAAGACTACTTTAGGGTGTGGAAAATCGTCGGTATTGCGGTCTCCGGGAATATTGATGATGAGTATAACCATAGGATTAGTACGTTTGCCATAATTGATCAGAAGATTGTCGATAAAAATATCCTAGAACTTTTAGATGAAGAAGATTATCTCAACCTGTTTGAAACAATTAATGAAGAGGAAATTATCAGTAAAATTTCGACTTCATCAAAGAAAATTAATAACCTACTCCGGAACGTTGACTCCCAAAAAAGACCGGTGTTATTATCTGCCTTGATGATATGTCTATTCGAGAAAAAAGGAATTACAAACGATTTCCGAAATAACTACGTTAACTTTAACCCCAAAACAATAGCTATCAACGTTCCATCGACAGTAGAGCTCGTTTTATCCAAGGAGGGGGTTCCTGATGATAAGATTAAACTTCTGGTGAATGAATTATCTCCTCTTTGGGGGGATATTGACTTGTCTCAAACAGACATCTTGAAGGATATCTTAAATGAACTCCGTGATCAGGTTATCCCTCTATTTGATAACAAGAGTAATTACGACATTATTGGAAAATTCTACGAGGAATTTTTAAGGTATGCGGGCGTTGCCAATGTCAAAAGAGGTATTGTACTAACTCCAAAACATATCACAAGCCTGTTTACTGAACTAGTTCCTATCAAGACAAACGATGTATTCTTAGATCCAGCCTGTGGAACCGGTGCATTCCTAATTGCGGGAATGAATAAACTTGTTGAGACCATCAGCTCATCCTCGCTGCCAAATAAAGAAAGAAGGATACAAGACATAAAATCAACAAAACTTATCGGGTTTGAGAAGAATCCAACCATGTATTCTCTTGCAATCTCAAATATGCTGTTTAGAGGCGATGGGAAATCTCAAATTTTTTATTGCGATTACTTTAACAAGGAAGCCGAAACAGAATTGAAATCCCTTGCTGAAAAAGGGATCAGGCCAACAATTGGATTCATCAACCCCCCTTATGGGGGCAAAGATAACGAAACCAATCCAACAAAAAAAGAGATACAATTCTTGGCCCGAATGTTAGATCATGTTTCCAGATATGGGATTATAATCGCTCCATTATCAACGTATTTTAAAGAGAATGCCACTAGAAATGCCATTTTAAAGAAGCATACATTGAAATATGTCATAAACATGCCCCGTGATTTATTCCTACCGAACGCCGCATCGAATACCGCAATTGCAGTATTTGAAACCAATACCCCCCAAGGAGATAAAGATGTTGTATTTTATGATTTAAAGGACGATGGGTTGGTTCTCTCCAAATCTAAGGGAAGAACAGATGTTTACAATAAGTGGCATAGAATCAAAGACGATATGCTTGAAAGAATCAACAATCCAGATAAGTACCAAGATGGACTTGTACTGGTAAAAACAAAGATTACGGATAATGATGAATGGCTAATTCAGGCTCATGCAAAAACAGACTATTCGCATTTATCTGAGAATAGTTTCGTCCAAGCCATCAAAAGTTACATGGTATTCAATGCGAAACGAGAGATGAATCTCTTGGAGAAGGATATTGACGAAATAACGCTGTTAGAAATCGTTGCAGAGTTTTACTCGAACTCTTCGGATCCGACCCAAAATGAGGGAGCGGGATAAATGTCCTCCTCAGAAATGGAACAGTTCCTCTTTAGTGACATCTTTACCTGTAGTAGAGGGAAACGGCTAATTGAAGAAGACCAAATCGCAGGTGACATTGCTTACATATCATCTACAAAATACAACAACGGCATTAGTGGTTACATCACCCCGCCGGACGTCATGACACACTACGAGAATAAAATAACGCTATCAAATAGTGGCAGTGTTGGTTATGCTTTTTATCACGATTACGAATTTGTTGCTTCAGACCATGTGACAGTCATTGGAATTAAAGAACCCTCTGTTTTTCTGACACGGGAAATTGCCCTATACCTCAAACCCGTCTTTGAATTCATGCGGTACAAGTATAATTTTGGAAGGGAGATAAGTGATGAACGACTTAAAAAAGAGAGGGTTCTCCTCCCTATTGATGCACAGGGTAACCCCGATTGGACATTGATGCAGACGTACATTGGGTCTCTCAGCAGATCCATCAAATGGGATAGCATTCAATGTGTAAGAAAAGAACCCAAGTTGTACGTTTCAGATTGGCATCTGTTCCGTATGGATGAGATCTTTGATTTTTACAAAGGAAAGAGACTGACCAAAGAAAATATGACTCCAGGAGATACAAATTTTATCGGAGCAATCTCAACAGATAACGGTATCCGCCAACGTATAGATGAAGATCCTCTCTATTTAGGGAATTGTATTACTGTTAATTATAATGGGAGCGTTGGGGAAGCATTTTACCAAAAGGATCCTTTTTGGGCCTCAGATGACGTTAATGTACTTTGTTTAAAAAGAGATCTGGCAGAACTTAATGTTTATTTAGCCATGTTCTTGATCACCATCATCAAACAAAATAAACATGCGTTTGATTTTGGGCGAAAATGGAATCTGCCAAAGATGAAATCAACATTAATTGGCCTTCCAGTGGCACCAGACGGAACTCCGGACTGGGCATTTATGGAAGAGTACATTAAGTCACTCGCTTACAGTGATAAATTGTAATTCTTTTTTCGCAGAAACATTTCCTGTCACCCGCGCGCAACACCTCACCCCAGATGAGGTGATCACCCGTCAACGCAACAGAACCTCCGAGAGATAAATTTATATCGCGATAACACTACCTTAAGGTTAGCCCAGGGCGACCTGCTCGCCTCGGGGCAATTCCAGTAGATAGGAGCGATTACAATGGCAAGAACTGAACGAGGGCCGTATCGCACGATATGGCAGGACTTTGACGACCTCATGGCCGAGATGGAGAGCAGGTTCCAGTCCATGCTCGGGGGAATCGGCGCACGGGGAGAAGAGGTCAGGGGCCGGGTCGTCCCGGCGGTTCGTGATTTCCGCGTGGATGTCCGGGACCACGAGGACGAGGTGATCGTCGTTGCCGACCTCCCCGGCGTCGAGAAAGAGAACGTCGCCGTCCGGCTCGTCGATCCCCAGCACCTGGAGATCACGAGCAGGCGGGCGGGCGAGACCGGGGAGGAGACCAGGGATTTCTTCATGCAGGAGCGTATCTACGGCCAGATGAGCCGCACGGTGCTGCTTCCTGCCGAGGTGACCGAGGAGAATTCCGCCGCTTCGTTTAAGAACGGTGTTCTCGAGGTCCGGCTGAAGAAAGCGCCGACCGAGACCGGGACCACAATCCCCATCGAATAACCCTATTTTTCATGCCGATAGCTATTTCAACCGAATAATTCATGTCGAGCCAGCGTGACACTATCATGATGGATAAAAAGAAGGTCAAGGATTACATGACCTACGACGTCGTCACCGTCGACGCAAACGGAACGGTCCGGGACGTCATCGAAGCAATAAAAAATACGCACCACGACGGCTTCCCGGTCGTGGAGAACTCAAAGGAGGTGGTGGGCTACATCTCGGCGCGGGACCTCCTCTTCGCCCATCCGTCGACACCGATAGAGCAGGTGATGTCCCGCCACCTCATCGTTGCCGACCCCGACATGAGCGTGAACGATGCGGCCCGCGTCATCTTCCGCTCCGGCATTCAGAAACTCCCGGTCGTCAACGATAAAAACGAACTCATCGGGATCATGTCGAACGCCGACGTCATCCGGTCCCAGATCGAGCACGTCTCGCCGGAGAAGGTCTTCAAGTTTATCGAGACCCTGAAAAAACTCTACGGTGTAGAACCGACCCTCCGACGGGGCTCGGTGCCGATCAACGACCTCCTGCCCACCCAGTCGAAGATCTACGAGGACGAGCTGGAGGGGAGGATGTACGAGATCAAGAAGGGGCTCGCCGAACCCCTGATCGTGGTCCGGCGGCCCGGCCGCTGGATCCTGGTGGACGGGCACCACCGGGCGATCGCGGCAAAACGGCTCGGTATCACGAACCTCGACGCCTACATCATCGAGGTCCGGGAGAATATAGAGTTAGGGATGGAGCGGACGGCCCGGACGCTGAATCTCAGCACGCTCGACGACATCAAGGTGCTCGATTACGCCCGCCACCCCCTCGTCGCGCTGACGCACCGGCTCGTGCGGCACGGGTGAAACGACATCATTTTTATTTCATCGGGGATGCCGTCGGTGTCGATTTCCCGGTAGAACCGCAGGGTGCAGGTCACGTCGCCGTCGTTGTCACTCAGTATGCCCGAATCATGGTCCACATCCGATTCGGCCGCTCGGCCGGTAGTAGCGGACCGTCATCCCGAGGTTGCCGTAGTCGTCCCAGGCAGATTTCGCCCCGATGCGCCGGTTACACCCGTCAAATCAGCATAGGATCTACTTAACCTGCTTGAATATATCAGAAAATATATCTAACATTAAACAGCATCTCGAATCATCCGAAACGGTCACTCTTGATTCAGGGGAACGGTGGACGTCAACTGCCCTGAAGGCATCTTGAGAGGGTCGTTTTCATCGCAGCCGACATGACTGCGAAAGAGAATGGGCATGAAGGCCCAATCGGGGCGTCAAGATGAGAGGAATACGAGAAACCATCACCCGCTGGATGGAATACCGGTTCCGGGAACAGCCGCCGCACCCGGCGACGATCGCCGGACTCTACCTGCTCTGCATATCGCTCATCTGGCTCCTTCCGGGTTCCCTCGCGCCGGAACTCTTCGGCGGGGGCAACACCTATCCGTTCATCATCTTCGAATACGGCGGCGTATACCTGCTCGCAGCCATCCTCTTCGGGTGCTCCACGGCACTTCTCTTCGCACTGGTGAGGGGGATGGGCAGGAAGAGCGTGCGGGCATTCGCCCCGGTCGTCGCGCTCTTCCTGCTGTACCTGGTTCCCGCCTATCTCGGGGGCTCAA
This portion of the Methanoculleus oceani genome encodes:
- a CDS encoding HVO_0476 family zinc finger protein, whose amino-acid sequence is MISIVCPVCKEECEHQVLREAAELVVQCSECGQVHRIPKPPESEILTIKAIVSLETESQVCSVEMLADEAVSLGDHIAAECEDEVFGVEVTGIEVGAKRVRRAKAAEVTTLWTRGIEQVVVKASIHTGRTTLPLYQTAEGEDEFVVGETYTFGGRRIRISHIKLRDGPVIRKEGWKTVARRVKRIYGYLEGRYQRG
- a CDS encoding thioredoxin family protein, producing MAVKVISFYQEGCMGCEEQTPILRQVEKDLGIVIEEIDAVKNPQHIKTYNLRVTPTTLVLEGDEVRERMEGLVHREDLEAAIRRHLSQPLPR
- a CDS encoding Fic family protein, which codes for MARRPYRVEVDYPKNKSPRYFLVRDVRVGNRKTKVKRYLCSGSTPPSLDDIEYYRKIYSYDLEIKAAKSAGKLGVGAYKTKYLSKDYVDAIEEIRYLYKRFTESLTVNELEQYEKYFEIQYIHGTTAIEGNTLSLGETEDLLLYGINPTSKKLREINEVQNFKNVKKYRDEYKGKVTVDFIKQLHALVMHNIDEQSAGTFRRADDIGIDGCNQLLCPSVEIKKELSKIISYYYKQIGEGYHPFEEAVMFHYFFEMIHPFSDGNGRVGREIFNYMLSKNNYPKLLFLGEVKEKFIRALKLGNNEKYVEMNEYFAEIIVIQRLDILRSRMKAYIDEPEKTGQLTLQSFITI
- a CDS encoding DDE-type integrase/transposase/recombinase, with the protein product MVKTTSFPSTSYGVVGFNTVQHTIPELFSYNTIYKNTDNAFAVEFRKKMVELHSAGHTQKEIADALNCSVSVVKKWLRRWREGDSLKDQSRAPLHREVKDTQFNQYLVAETLEKYPFYGSRRIAHEIEKEYGITVSHVTVSQMMKEIQPEKPKVEAQRIEIDTPDQIWHLDMMQMRIAKGYKQYIFGIVDACTRRVMAVMNYDNATSACAVDCLRLAVENNGGKVPKQLYTDNGRMFTSAVFEAFCKDMGVYHHRTKPHSPWENGKIERLFGTLRREWIAYRRYMKPESLRASLAEFRYWFNDEREIQKLGYKTPAQIFAEVSAGNKLF
- a CDS encoding DUF2080 family transposase-associated protein → MVGQMEVHTEAYQVIDKTVKPMGNSGGVLVPKKWIGKKVKILLLEEAEEE
- a CDS encoding DDE-type integrase/transposase/recombinase → MQQLTNVRELKGFAILSEPENIKAIKKNVWYVRSQAKPDGYYRVERRWPKGYGTKQFVWSCTCPDHVYRKQICKHIYAVEFSLKLKADIEQETAHREIESPRPEVLCPACQSLNVVRDGSRTTRFGKIQRYTCKDCGHRFTPDRGFKSMKHDPKTITLALDLYFKGVSLRKIADHLKQFHNIEVAQTTPMRWIKKYLNLLGKYVEKHKADVGKIWHSDEMTVFIKKEGEKRYYEWIWNVMDAKTRYLLACQVTKDRYVADAKKPLQQAKAAAARRPDLVVTDGLQAYQYAVKDVFFDKSAFIQNPHFRLKDFETKPNNNIVERLNGTFRERTKVMRSLPDQIGANQFCAGMQVYYNYIRPHQGIEGLTPAQMARIPINLSGNRWMTMIELAVKN
- a CDS encoding MarR family transcriptional regulator, which encodes MTQLSPEEKRIVTVLYYAHKPLSTKAIAERSEMAWQTAKKYLERLYGKKLLRRGKYGKSIYWWLRV
- a CDS encoding HsdM family class I SAM-dependent methyltransferase; this translates as MVRKDKTDRAIFRRLESLNYSGHWEDYTNNNYVTEILSHASKSKTGKDGYPDGIYVNEIKQLLILLEIKQDTSKHISEDGESEPEKYAVDGIKHYLSFFLKENLENSIVQDYFRVWKIVGIAVSGNIDDEYNHRISTFAIIDQKIVDKNILELLDEEDYLNLFETINEEEIISKISTSSKKINNLLRNVDSQKRPVLLSALMICLFEKKGITNDFRNNYVNFNPKTIAINVPSTVELVLSKEGVPDDKIKLLVNELSPLWGDIDLSQTDILKDILNELRDQVIPLFDNKSNYDIIGKFYEEFLRYAGVANVKRGIVLTPKHITSLFTELVPIKTNDVFLDPACGTGAFLIAGMNKLVETISSSSLPNKERRIQDIKSTKLIGFEKNPTMYSLAISNMLFRGDGKSQIFYCDYFNKEAETELKSLAEKGIRPTIGFINPPYGGKDNETNPTKKEIQFLARMLDHVSRYGIIIAPLSTYFKENATRNAILKKHTLKYVINMPRDLFLPNAASNTAIAVFETNTPQGDKDVVFYDLKDDGLVLSKSKGRTDVYNKWHRIKDDMLERINNPDKYQDGLVLVKTKITDNDEWLIQAHAKTDYSHLSENSFVQAIKSYMVFNAKREMNLLEKDIDEITLLEIVAEFYSNSSDPTQNEGAG
- a CDS encoding restriction endonuclease subunit S; this encodes MSSSEMEQFLFSDIFTCSRGKRLIEEDQIAGDIAYISSTKYNNGISGYITPPDVMTHYENKITLSNSGSVGYAFYHDYEFVASDHVTVIGIKEPSVFLTREIALYLKPVFEFMRYKYNFGREISDERLKKERVLLPIDAQGNPDWTLMQTYIGSLSRSIKWDSIQCVRKEPKLYVSDWHLFRMDEIFDFYKGKRLTKENMTPGDTNFIGAISTDNGIRQRIDEDPLYLGNCITVNYNGSVGEAFYQKDPFWASDDVNVLCLKRDLAELNVYLAMFLITIIKQNKHAFDFGRKWNLPKMKSTLIGLPVAPDGTPDWAFMEEYIKSLAYSDKL